Genomic segment of Apium graveolens cultivar Ventura chromosome 7, ASM990537v1, whole genome shotgun sequence:
TGACATCAACAATATCTTTCACTACGTTGGTTTTCTTCTCCACCAAATATTTCCTTGAAATGATGATTTTAGGATCCTTATAAATGTTATCTGGATGTATATTCTGCACCTTGCCGTCGCCAACATCAAGAACCCAATTTGCAAATTCTGCAATTTTCTGGTTCTCTTCAGCATTCATACCGTATCCTAGACGCATATTCTGGTGGAGCACAAAAACTTTGCAATGGTTCCAGAGGCTTGACTGGTTAATAGAAGATCGCACAACTTCTGTTCTAGAAGCCTTTGGAATAACATGCAAGATTTGCCGAAAATCGCCTCCAAAAACAACCGTTATTCTGCCAAATGGAATATTCTTATTTCTAGGATGAACTGATGCCATTATATCTCGAAAGTAGCGATCAACAGATTCAAAAGCATGTCGATTATGTATTAGAGCTTTGTCTCATATGACTAAACTAGTATTCTTTATTAATTCAGCAATGTTAGATCTGTGCTTAATACCTGCCACAAAGTATCGATCCAATTTTAGCGGGATGTGAAATCGAGAGTGAGATGTTCTACCACCCGGAAGAAGTGTTGCAGCTATGCCTGATGATGCTACCGGAAGTACTATTTTGCCTTTACTGCGCAAACGACAGCATAATGTTTTCCATAGAAATGTCTTTCCACATCCACCACTACCATATACAAAAAAGAGACATCCTTCTCCTTTATTTACAGCTTCTAATACTGAATTGTACACATGTAGTTGCTCACTATTTAAACTCTGAAAGTTATTGGAATGCTCTTCAAATTGTTGATTCTTGTAATATCCGGTCTCCTCCTCAATTAGCCAGTTAGTTGTACTATGCATGTAGATATCTCCAGGATATGGCATATTTGGAAAATCTTTTAGAGACTTGCCAACACCATTTAACAGCTTTTCTACCTCTGTCATAttatcatcaaaaactccagttaACATTCATATGTTGAAGTTAATTATTTTGTAAAAAATGTGGAGATAAACTATATgtcaataattatatttaaaaagtACCTGCAAGTGTATAGTTCTCCAAATCAGCGTCGGAAAGTTTGAGCTCCACATTACCGTACTTCTTCCGTTTGTTGTACAAAATGTCATCAGATAAAAAATTCCCGTTATTGGTCCACAATTTAAGAGGATCTGCTACTGGACAGTTGGTCAATATATGAACAAACATTGAACGAAGCTTAAAAGGCTCTCGAAGTGCAGAGTGCCATTGATTGTCATCCTTAAGGAGACCAAGTACCTCACATGATTCTTTATATGTGTTATATGTTCGACCATTAATAGTTCTCAAATCACGAAAATAAGTTGCATCTTTATTGCACAAAAGAAGCATTCTAAAAAAAATGTATCTCCTTGTGATGTATAAACTTCTGTTAACCTTCCGATGATAATTCCTTTTTCACGTTGTTTCCACTTAGACTGCCCAGGTAGCCAAGTAAAACCTCGTGGGAAGTACTGGTAAGTGTAATCCCGAGCACCGGGAATAGTTTTATTGGCCATAAACCATGCTTCTAACTTACTTTTCCTGTTTGATgccttagttgctacttcttacAAAGTGTCATTAACATTGAAGGTGACATTTTTACCTCCTTCTACATGGATGGGCAAACGCTCAACGGAAGAATAACGATAATGAATATCATATCCTAATAATTCCCAGGCAGCTTCAGATTCACAAACGTAACGACCATCTAGAAAATTTCTCACCTCATCAATGGTTTTACCCTTTTCTGAATTTAAAGGCAATCCGTTTTTCCTCCGTATCATCATTGTTGCCGTGTCATGTCCCTTCaaataatacttgaatagatatTTCAAAGAGCGATAATTGTTACAGATTTCCAAGTTCATAGGACACTGAAAGCGTAGTAACAGATCACGATTATAAGGTACAACAAATTGATTGTCCAGTTGTTGCTTGTTCTTCTCAACAGTCCTGCCCATCATTCTCCTCCGATAAACTGGAAATCCACAGTCATCAAAGAATGTGTGACCATTGTACCTATGTGTAAAATTGGTTTAAACACAAATATAATTAGGTCTCCTTTTATATTTATCATAATGATGATATTTTTTTCCAAAAAACATTGGATAATTTATTACAAATACATAAAAGTATGTCCACATGGTCATGTATCATGTAATTGATTTGAATATACCTCTTTGAGAAATGACAACCGCATTTTCCATCCGACATACACGGAGAATATGAAAAATCCTGTCCACATGGTTCATGTATCATGTAATTTTTAACAGCATTGTACCCGGCCGGTTCAGTTTCCTTATGCGGGATTTCAGCACACACCAAATCATCAATCTGCTCTATCGTATTTGGACGATCATCAGGATGTAGCCAAATTAACATATGAGCATGAGGTAATCATCTTTTCTGGAACTCAATCACGTACATAACTGTTACAAAAATTTAATAAGTTAGTACAGAATATAGTGTAAAATCAACTATTACAGGTTATTTTGTAAAAGCGTTAAAATAGTCATGTTAATGTTGCAGGTGCATCTTCCAAagtaattttgattttttattaaatcaacCAATTGATCTAGCTTCATTTTAAAAACACGGGCAACCACATCCGGAGCATCTGCAACATTAACGCCCGACATATGTTGGAGCATACTCTGAATTTCTGGCCATTTAGTTATGCAGGTCATTGTCAAGAAGAATGATGGATGACCAATACTATGACATATAGCAAGAGAGTCCTTAAAATACTAGGACATATATCTCCGAGAACCTGTGAATTTAGTAGATAAAATTACATTCTTCCCTTGACATGTTGTATCAAAATCACCTTTTCTTAAGGAGTCGCGTATTGAATTGTATAGATCAGATCGAATAGTTTTTTGATTCCGTATAATCCATTCCAAGCAGTACTGTTCAACTGTGGTGAATGCATCAACAATATATTGTTGCCATACACGACCACTCAAGTGAGGAGTTAATCCTAtagaataaattttaaaatcttattAATACCAATCAACAATCTGTATATAGATATCATCAATTTATATTCCTATATGACAGTATAATAAAATTGACAATTTTTTTTAACGTTTATAACAGTAATGTAGTACCTTCAGTTAGTCTGATCATGAGTTTGTAGGCATAATATTCCCAAATTGAAACATAACATCTCTGTTTTGATTCCTCTCCATCATCATCACCTTCAATAACTTTAGGAGGTGGACCACCATTTTTTCCCATTAATGAAATTTTCAAGTGGAATCCTTCATCACCATGAGGGAAAAGTAAAGGATACAGTAAAGGCATGAAATGGGCATTGGTCTCGAAAATCATCTG
This window contains:
- the LOC141674517 gene encoding uncharacterized protein LOC141674517 yields the protein MASVHPRNKNIPFGRITVVFGGDFRQILHVIPKASRTEVVRSSINQSSLWNHCKVFVLHQNMRLGYGMNAEENQKIAEFANWVLDVGDGKVQNIHPDNIYKDPKIIISRKYLVEKKTNVVKDIVDVTYPDFTKNYTTESYLKERAIFTPINAIVDKVNSHVLNLIPGITHSYLSQDSVDTEIGNDDNEYESSFPIEYLNLINMPSIPKHNLKLKVGAVVMLMRNLNQIMGLCNGT
- the LOC141674518 gene encoding uncharacterized protein LOC141674518, whose protein sequence is MARDRFKNNEPEEVELELISSKAADGRSNNVGPSNETKTKQLQMIFETNAHFMPLLYPLLFPHGDEGFHLKISLMGKNGGPPPKVIEGDDDGEESKQRCYVSIWEYYAYKLMIRLTEGLTPHLSGRVWQQYIVDAFTTVEQYCLEWIIRNQKTIRSDLYNSIRDSLRKGDFDTTCQGKNDFSYSPCMSDGKCGCHFSKRYNGHTFFDDCGFPVYRRRMMGRTVEKNKQQLDNQFVVPYNRDLLLRFQCPMNLEICNNYRSLKYLFKYYLKGHDTATMMIRRKNGLPLNSEKGKTIDEVRNFLDGRYVCESEAAWELLGYDIHYRYSSVERLPIHVEGDATYFRDLRTINGRTYNTYKESCEVLGLLKDDNQWHSALREPFKLRSMFVHILTNCPVADPLKLWTNNGNFLSDDILYNKRKKYGNVELKLSDADLENYTLAEVEKLLNGVGKSLKDFPNMPYPGDIYMHSTTNWLIEEETGYYKNQQFEEHSNNFQSLNSEQLHVYNSVLEAVNKGEGCLFFVYGSGGCGKTFLWKTLCCRLRSKGKIVLPVASSGIAATLLPGGRTSHSRFHIPLKLDRYFVAGIKHRSNIAELIKNTSLVI